In Thermotoga sp. Ku-13t, one genomic interval encodes:
- the gltX gene encoding glutamate--tRNA ligase translates to MSEVRLRFAPSPTGYLHVGGARTALFNWLYARKMDGKFILRIEDTDLQRSTREYEQAIMDALRWCGIDWDEGPDVGGPYGPYRQSERTQAGIYAEYAKKLIEMGHAYYTVYDKVDRKKELFRTFEYPKQYVDEGHDVTISFKVLEGKTKFYDLLKGELEFDNSTIEDFVMIKSDGFPTYNYAVVIDDHLMRITHVFRGEDHVSNTPKQIMIYKALDWEIPQFMHIPLILGFDRTPLSKRHGATSVEHFRSIGILSRGLMNYLVLLGWSVGEEEIFDVRARIKQFDPSTISNKGVIFDPAKLEWVNGKHMRMMSIEELLKEFEEWISFTGRRVPQVERDYALKVVQACREKVNTFGQLYDFAYPFFFDDYEFEEQFVTEYLLSPYAEKVLKKSLEVFNQLEDWSVAGTEKACRNLADLGIASKNKVFQTIRGAVTGRLVTPGLFETLSILGKKRTIERLQRALEYRGKKIHQDISPA, encoded by the coding sequence GTGAGCGAAGTGAGATTGAGATTCGCACCGAGCCCAACGGGTTATCTGCACGTTGGTGGTGCACGCACGGCACTCTTCAACTGGTTGTACGCACGAAAGATGGATGGAAAGTTCATACTGAGAATAGAAGACACCGACCTGCAGCGATCCACCAGGGAGTACGAGCAGGCGATCATGGATGCATTGAGATGGTGCGGCATAGACTGGGACGAAGGTCCTGATGTAGGCGGACCGTACGGTCCGTACAGGCAGAGTGAAAGGACACAGGCAGGTATATATGCGGAATATGCGAAGAAGCTCATTGAAATGGGGCATGCGTACTACACTGTTTACGACAAGGTGGACAGAAAAAAGGAACTGTTCAGAACCTTCGAGTATCCAAAACAGTACGTCGATGAAGGCCACGATGTGACGATCAGTTTCAAGGTATTGGAGGGAAAGACGAAGTTCTACGATCTGCTCAAGGGTGAGCTCGAGTTCGACAACTCGACGATCGAAGATTTCGTGATGATCAAGTCTGACGGCTTTCCGACGTACAATTACGCCGTCGTGATAGACGATCATTTGATGCGCATCACACACGTGTTCCGTGGCGAAGACCACGTTTCCAACACACCCAAACAAATCATGATCTATAAAGCCCTCGACTGGGAGATCCCGCAATTCATGCACATACCGCTAATACTTGGGTTCGACAGAACGCCACTGAGCAAACGGCACGGTGCCACGAGCGTTGAGCATTTCAGAAGCATAGGCATTCTCAGCAGAGGATTGATGAACTATCTGGTGCTGCTCGGCTGGAGCGTTGGAGAAGAAGAGATATTCGATGTCAGAGCGAGGATAAAACAGTTCGATCCGTCCACGATATCGAACAAAGGTGTCATTTTTGATCCCGCAAAGCTCGAGTGGGTGAACGGGAAACACATGAGGATGATGAGCATCGAGGAACTACTCAAAGAATTTGAAGAGTGGATCAGCTTCACCGGAAGAAGGGTTCCACAGGTGGAGAGAGATTACGCGCTCAAAGTGGTACAGGCCTGTCGTGAGAAGGTCAACACCTTTGGGCAGCTTTACGACTTTGCCTATCCGTTCTTCTTCGACGATTACGAGTTCGAAGAACAGTTTGTCACAGAGTATCTGCTGAGCCCGTACGCTGAAAAAGTGTTGAAAAAGTCGCTCGAGGTGTTCAATCAGCTTGAAGACTGGAGCGTAGCCGGAACGGAAAAAGCCTGCCGCAATTTAGCGGACCTCGGAATCGCGTCGAAGAACAAGGTCTTCCAGACGATCCGGGGTGCTGTGACTGGCCGACTGGTCACTCCTGGCCTGTTCGAAACACTGTCTATTCTGGGCAAAAAGCGAACCATCGAGCGATTACAACGAGCGCTGGAGTATCGTGGCAAGAAGATCCACCAAGATATCAGTCCAGCATAG
- a CDS encoding cupin domain-containing protein, with translation MVIKPDRMRKELVSNMRGGKGQVEITHLVDRNLLVNEARLFAKLTLKPGTSIGPHRHENEFEVFFVLSGRGIFYDNDKPVEVQAGDVCLTMSGETHSVENNSSEDLVLLAVIILLPV, from the coding sequence ATGGTCATCAAACCGGATCGTATGAGGAAAGAACTCGTTTCCAACATGAGGGGTGGTAAAGGCCAGGTGGAGATAACGCACCTCGTTGATCGGAACCTGCTGGTCAACGAAGCCAGGTTGTTTGCGAAACTCACGCTCAAACCTGGCACGTCGATAGGACCCCACAGGCACGAGAACGAATTCGAAGTGTTCTTTGTCCTGTCCGGCAGGGGCATCTTCTACGACAACGATAAACCTGTGGAAGTGCAGGCAGGGGACGTGTGCCTGACGATGTCCGGAGAAACGCACTCGGTCGAGAACAATTCCAGCGAAGATCTCGTTCTCCTGGCGGTCATAATACTCTTACCGGTTTGA
- the dps gene encoding DNA protection during starvation protein: MARVAREMVEKAGVDVDKLLELLIKNAAAELTTYYYYTIYTILRANLIGLEGETIKEIAEVARIEDRNHFEALVPRIYELGGKLPDCMKEFHDLSACPPARLPDKPSVQEILKVLVAAERCAVRGYTEICNMTAGKDHRTYELSLAILNEEIEHESWFSEFLGEGPSGHFMRRGETSPFVSKFLK; the protein is encoded by the coding sequence ATAGCGAGAGTGGCAAGAGAGATGGTGGAGAAAGCAGGAGTCGATGTCGATAAGCTGCTGGAACTGCTGATCAAGAATGCGGCGGCTGAGCTCACGACTTATTATTATTACACTATTTACACTATTTTGAGGGCAAATCTCATCGGTCTTGAAGGAGAAACCATCAAGGAGATCGCGGAAGTTGCAAGAATCGAAGACAGAAACCATTTCGAAGCGCTTGTACCTAGAATTTATGAACTCGGTGGAAAGCTCCCAGATTGCATGAAGGAATTTCACGACCTTTCCGCGTGTCCTCCGGCAAGGTTACCGGACAAGCCGAGCGTTCAGGAGATTTTAAAGGTACTCGTTGCTGCTGAAAGATGTGCGGTGAGAGGCTACACCGAGATATGTAACATGACTGCAGGTAAAGATCACAGGACCTACGAACTGTCCCTTGCGATCTTGAACGAGGAGATCGAACATGAATCCTGGTTCTCCGAGTTCCTCGGAGAGGGGCCATCCGGTCACTTCATGAGGCGTGGTGAGACTTCGCCGTTCGTTTCGAAATTCCTCAAGTGA
- a CDS encoding NAD(P)H-dependent oxidoreductase subunit E has product MKSINATPDKLISVLQKAQEIFGYLSPQVQQYIADALNIPVSQVYGVVTFYNFFSMTPKGKVQIKVCLGTACYVKGADRIFERFLEELGVEPEKPTKDGQFSVHAVRCLGACSMAPVVLIGERDFYGRLKPDMVPRIIAKYREVK; this is encoded by the coding sequence ATGAAATCCATCAACGCGACACCGGACAAACTCATCTCCGTTCTTCAAAAAGCCCAGGAGATCTTTGGATACCTTTCTCCGCAGGTTCAGCAGTACATCGCGGACGCACTGAACATACCTGTGTCGCAAGTTTATGGAGTTGTCACGTTCTACAACTTTTTCTCCATGACGCCGAAGGGAAAGGTACAGATAAAGGTCTGCCTTGGAACGGCGTGTTATGTGAAGGGAGCCGACAGGATCTTCGAGCGGTTCCTGGAAGAACTCGGTGTGGAGCCCGAGAAACCCACGAAAGACGGGCAGTTCTCCGTCCACGCGGTCAGGTGCCTGGGCGCCTGCAGCATGGCTCCCGTCGTTTTGATCGGCGAGAGGGATTTCTACGGTAGGTTGAAACCGGACATGGTACCGAGGATCATAGCGAAGTATCGGGAGGTGAAGTGA
- a CDS encoding (2Fe-2S) ferredoxin domain-containing protein, producing MSKVKSIEDLMKIKEKALKELQLRDTGKRGKITVAMGTCGIAAGAKETLRAIVEALAENNINDIAVVQSGCMGLCEVEPTIEVRLEGQEPVVYGHVTAENAKRIVKQHILGNQIVSDLLVRKGEM from the coding sequence ATGAGCAAGGTCAAATCCATCGAGGATCTCATGAAAATCAAGGAGAAGGCCCTGAAAGAACTGCAGCTCAGGGATACGGGCAAAAGAGGAAAGATCACCGTCGCAATGGGCACGTGTGGAATCGCCGCAGGGGCTAAAGAAACGCTTCGCGCAATCGTTGAAGCACTCGCCGAGAACAACATAAACGACATTGCTGTTGTGCAATCCGGCTGCATGGGATTGTGCGAAGTGGAACCCACAATCGAGGTACGACTCGAGGGTCAGGAACCTGTTGTGTACGGTCACGTGACAGCAGAAAATGCAAAAAGGATCGTCAAACAGCACATACTTGGAAATCAGATCGTCTCCGACTTGCTGGTGAGAAAGGGAGAGATGTGA